One Solanum pennellii chromosome 9, SPENNV200 DNA segment encodes these proteins:
- the LOC107030571 gene encoding sister chromatid cohesion protein SCC4-like: MYQQLGEKGSETENLDYQTKKVEDLQKRISTACLSSHHVELIAKVKAEAHQLSETDIKRAISGPSMRVDLDIPESIGLSVTSPMASSSRLMDFDMGRLRKRKA; encoded by the exons ATGTACCAGCAACTGGGTGAAAAAGGGAGTGAAACGGAGAATCTTGATTACCAAACAAAGAAAGTAGAGGATCTACAAAAAAGGATTTCTACCGCATGTTTGTCCAGTCACCATGTTGAACTG ATTGCCAAAGTGAAAGCTGAAGCCCATCAATTGAGTGAGACTGACATTAAACGAGCAATCTCTGGCCCTTCTATGAGAGTTGATCTGGACATTCCTGAATCCATTGGTCTGTCAGTAACTTCTCCCATGGCGTCTTCATCAAGGCTTATGGATTTTGATATGGGAAGACTGCGAAAGAGAAAAGCTTAA